The following proteins are co-located in the Frigidibacter mobilis genome:
- a CDS encoding terminase small subunit → MFADLLGGENSPPEAPPAVSATLPYEMDERGLAALLSLSLSQVRTKAREGVFVRSSRGRYDVEESVRRYVVRLRESASRAGRPGDEPTDPHKRERTRLAREQADATALKNAQLRGELVPVAETLRAWQIVLRDVRAGMLAVPSRYAASQPHLTAHDIETLTAEIKHALEGLADGND, encoded by the coding sequence ATGTTTGCCGATCTGTTGGGCGGCGAAAACAGCCCGCCAGAGGCCCCTCCTGCCGTTTCGGCTACCTTGCCCTATGAAATGGACGAAAGGGGCCTTGCCGCGCTTCTTTCGCTGTCCCTGAGCCAAGTTCGGACCAAGGCGAGGGAGGGCGTTTTCGTCCGGTCAAGCCGTGGGCGATATGACGTGGAAGAATCCGTCCGCCGCTATGTTGTGAGATTGCGGGAGTCGGCTTCTCGGGCAGGGCGTCCCGGCGACGAACCCACTGACCCCCACAAGCGGGAACGCACTCGACTGGCCCGCGAACAGGCAGACGCCACGGCGCTGAAGAACGCGCAGCTTCGTGGCGAACTGGTTCCTGTCGCGGAAACGCTCAGGGCTTGGCAGATCGTATTGCGGGACGTGCGGGCAGGAATGCTGGCCGTCCCTAGCCGCTACGCCGCGTCACAACCGCATCTGACGGCGCACGACATCGAAACCCTGACCGCCGAAATCAAACACGCCTTGGAAGGACTCGCAGATGGGAACGATTGA
- a CDS encoding phage/plasmid primase, P4 family, with translation MELHHGQFEDVLGGSPETTKPGALAGATGSDVSQEKVLKEEHSAHGDISQVAGMFDDLLCGEVFPASDRIWTAWREEDRNGSKTKVPYVSTTRNAKANDTSTWITRAEAKATSARLKTDGRKGVGVFLGGKGETRMGGVDLDSCLDPLTNTLEPWAQEVVDRLASYAEISPSGTGVKVFFHYAPEDLEPLRAVMETKWTKSWSRGSHVEIALHLGNRYFAVTDLLFPGSPDHLRMVDRDTLLWLIQDAGPAFKGKSGSNGDDTKAKDESRSGRAFSVAGDCRRAGMDFDDFRAELLKDPDLAEWSKDARQVKRAWANSQAADTTEIDFEDYGAEGSESGEDLMGFPMTEDGVARAFTGANGNRLRFCHSSGRWHVWTGTHWRKEETKLAFNWAREISRARASVDPRSSAAKNLAKAAFAAAVERFAQADRAFAATADAWDTDHWLLGTPGGTVDLRTGELRESRQADMITKVTAAAPVPLDQFDPARDCPRWMAFLNQATGSDADAIRFLQQWFGYSLTGDTREEALLFVHGVGGSGKSTAINTVAALLGDYATAVDTETITAQKHARHSTEIARLHGARMAYASETEAGRAWAENRIKQLTGGDVMTARFMRQDDFSFRPQLKLVIVGNNKPAFSNVDGAIKRRFNVLPFDRKPDAPDHGLKAALEAEFAGILSWAVLGCLDWQRNGLVRPAVMVETTAEYFEEMDLFGNWLTDRCEVGPRHAATTEDLFDSWSWYARQNGEEPGNKRGDFPQRMRERGFEAAKNIGPKRGRGYTGLRLTQQTDDLSGFDDLSDIPATQGSEGAKCVTH, from the coding sequence ATGGAACTGCATCACGGCCAATTCGAAGACGTCCTAGGGGGAAGTCCTGAAACGACAAAACCCGGCGCGCTGGCGGGCGCAACCGGGTCAGATGTCAGTCAGGAAAAAGTTCTTAAAGAAGAGCATAGCGCACACGGCGACATCTCGCAAGTAGCGGGTATGTTCGATGATCTGCTGTGCGGCGAGGTCTTCCCGGCATCTGACCGCATTTGGACCGCATGGCGGGAAGAGGATCGCAACGGCAGCAAAACGAAAGTGCCGTATGTGTCCACGACCCGCAACGCCAAGGCAAACGACACTTCAACGTGGATCACCCGGGCGGAAGCCAAGGCCACGTCTGCCCGCCTTAAAACAGACGGGCGGAAGGGCGTGGGCGTCTTTCTGGGCGGCAAGGGCGAGACGCGCATGGGCGGCGTCGATCTGGACTCCTGCCTCGATCCACTCACCAACACGCTAGAGCCTTGGGCGCAGGAAGTTGTCGATCGCCTCGCCTCCTATGCTGAGATCAGCCCCAGCGGGACCGGCGTAAAGGTCTTCTTTCACTATGCGCCCGAGGATCTGGAACCGCTGCGCGCTGTGATGGAAACAAAGTGGACCAAAAGCTGGTCCCGTGGGTCGCATGTGGAAATCGCCCTGCATCTGGGCAACCGATACTTCGCCGTCACAGACCTGCTGTTCCCCGGTTCGCCCGATCACCTGCGCATGGTGGACCGTGACACCCTGCTGTGGCTCATTCAGGACGCTGGCCCCGCCTTCAAGGGCAAGTCTGGCAGCAACGGCGACGACACCAAGGCCAAGGACGAATCCCGCTCGGGGCGCGCGTTCTCTGTCGCAGGTGATTGCCGCCGCGCGGGCATGGACTTTGACGACTTCCGGGCCGAACTGCTGAAAGACCCCGATCTTGCCGAATGGTCCAAGGATGCACGGCAGGTGAAGCGGGCTTGGGCGAACAGCCAAGCGGCAGATACAACGGAAATCGACTTCGAAGACTATGGTGCGGAAGGCAGCGAAAGCGGCGAAGACCTGATGGGCTTCCCCATGACGGAAGACGGCGTTGCACGGGCCTTCACAGGGGCAAACGGCAACCGGCTGCGCTTTTGTCACTCTTCAGGGCGTTGGCACGTCTGGACAGGAACCCATTGGCGGAAAGAGGAGACAAAGTTAGCGTTTAACTGGGCGCGGGAAATCTCGCGGGCTCGGGCTTCGGTCGATCCTCGATCCTCTGCCGCGAAGAACCTTGCCAAAGCCGCCTTCGCCGCTGCCGTTGAACGGTTTGCGCAGGCTGACCGCGCTTTTGCTGCCACGGCTGACGCATGGGATACCGACCATTGGCTTCTGGGCACACCGGGCGGCACGGTCGATCTGCGCACGGGCGAACTACGCGAGTCGCGGCAGGCTGACATGATCACGAAAGTCACCGCTGCTGCGCCTGTGCCCTTGGATCAATTCGACCCTGCCCGCGATTGCCCGCGATGGATGGCGTTCTTGAATCAAGCAACAGGCAGCGATGCCGACGCGATTAGATTCTTGCAACAGTGGTTCGGCTACAGCTTGACAGGCGACACGCGCGAAGAGGCGCTGCTTTTCGTGCATGGCGTGGGCGGGTCTGGGAAATCAACTGCGATCAATACCGTAGCGGCCCTGCTGGGCGACTATGCCACTGCCGTTGATACTGAGACCATCACAGCCCAGAAACACGCGCGCCACAGCACGGAGATTGCCCGTCTGCATGGTGCCCGCATGGCCTACGCCTCTGAGACTGAGGCGGGCCGCGCATGGGCTGAGAACCGTATCAAGCAATTGACGGGCGGGGATGTGATGACCGCACGCTTCATGCGGCAGGACGACTTCAGCTTTAGGCCGCAGCTAAAGCTGGTGATCGTTGGGAACAATAAGCCTGCATTCTCGAACGTTGATGGGGCAATCAAGCGCCGTTTCAACGTGCTGCCGTTCGACCGGAAGCCAGATGCGCCCGATCATGGCCTGAAGGCCGCGCTGGAAGCAGAGTTTGCAGGCATCCTGTCGTGGGCAGTGCTGGGCTGTCTGGACTGGCAGCGCAATGGGTTGGTGCGGCCTGCCGTGATGGTCGAGACCACCGCCGAATACTTCGAAGAGATGGACCTGTTCGGCAATTGGCTGACAGACCGTTGTGAGGTTGGACCGCGACACGCTGCTACGACCGAAGACCTGTTCGACTCTTGGAGTTGGTATGCCCGCCAGAATGGCGAGGAGCCGGGAAACAAGCGCGGCGACTTTCCCCAGAGGATGCGGGAACGCGGGTTCGAAGCCGCCAAAAACATCGGTCCAAAGCGGGGGCGGGGTTACACCGGATTGCGTCTTACGCAGCAGACAGATGACCTCAGCGGTTTCGACGATCTCAGCGACATTCCCGCCACCCAAGGTTCGGAGGGTGCGAAGTGCGTAACCCATTGA